A region of the Acidimicrobiia bacterium genome:
TGGCGGTTTGTCGAGCCGCTTCTCGGGGGTAGTCGGCGGACGCCACACCGTGTGATCGAGGAGGGCTCATGGCGTCGGTGCTCGGGGTGAACGCCGTGTTCCACGACCCCGCGGCCGCGATCGTCGTCGACGGCGAGATCGTCGCCGCCGCGGAAGAGGAGCGGTTCAGTCGCAGGAAGCACGGCAAGCCACCGGTGCCGTTCTCGACGTGGGAGCTCCCCGAGGAGTCGGCGCGCTGGTGCCTCGAGCGCGCCGGCATCGCGCCGGACGAGCTCGACGCGGTGGCGTACTCGTACGATCCCGCGCTCGCCGCGCCTGTCGGTCCCGATCTGGTGGACGACGGATGGGAGGGGCTGCGCTCGCTGTTCGTGCAGCGCGCACCGCTGTTCCTGAAGTCCGCGCTTCCCGGTCTCGACCCCGGCATCGTCCGGTTCGTCTCGCACCACAGCGCGCACGCGGCCTCCGCCTACCTCGCCGCGCCGTTCGACTCGTGCGCGGTGATGGTGTGCGACGGCCGTGGTGAGCGGGGCTCGTACCTGGGCGGTCACGCCGTCGGCGGCGACCTCGACATCCTGGCGACGGCGGCGCTCCCCCACTCGCTCGGGCTCATGTACGAGGAGGTCACCGAGCACCTCGGCTTCCGCCGCTCGTCCGACGAGTACAAGGTGATGGCGCTCGCGTCGTACGGGCGCCCGCTGCACCTCGACGCGCTTCGCGGCGCGGTGCAGCTCACCGCCAACGGCGCCTTCACGACCGCGCCGATCGACTGGTCGAGCTTCACCGCGCCGCACAGGCCGGGACGCGGCCACGAGCGCGAGTGGAGCGACGACGAGGCGGATCTCGCCGCGAGCGTGCAGGCCGTGCTCGAGGAGACCCTGCTGGGGCTCGCGCGCTGGCTCCACGAGCGGACGGACGAGCGCGCGCTCGTGGCGGCCGGTGGCGTCGCGCTGAACTGCGTGGCGAACAGCCGTGTGCTGCGCGACGGCCCGTTCGCGGAGATGTGGGTCCAGCCCGCAGCCGGTGACGCCGGGACCGCGCTCGGGGCGGCGCTGCACGTCGCGCACGCGCTCGGCGACCACATCCGGCCGATGCCCAGCGCGGCGCTCGGACGCGAGTGGAACGACACCGAGATCGGTGAAGCGCTGCGCGTCGCGGACGTCGCGCACGCGCGCGCGCGCGACATCGCCGAGACCGTCGCGGAGGAGCTCGCGAACGACGGTGTGGTCGCGTGGGTGCAGGGCCGCAGCGAGTGGGGTCCGCGCGCGCTCGGACACCGCAGCCTCCTCGCCAACCCGACGCGCGCCGCGAACCTCGAGCGGCTCAACGACATCAAGGGGCGCGAGCAGTTCCGCCCCGTCGCGCCGATGGTGCTCGCCGATCGTGCGGCGGCGATCTTCGACGGGCCACTGCCGAGCCCGTACATGCTGTTCACGCACCAGGTCCGGCCCGAGTGGCGGCACCGCATCCCGGCGGTCGTGCACGTCGACGGCAGCGCGCGTGTGCAGACCGTCGACCGCGACGAGGATCCGCTGACGGCGCGGGTGCTCGAGGAGTTCGAGCGCCGCACCGGCGTTCCCGTGCTCGTCAACACGAGCCTCAACACCGGCGGGCGGCCGATGGTCGACTCGCCGCGCGACGCGCTCGAGTGCTTCGGCTCGACCCCGGTCGACCTACTCGCCATCGGCCCGTACGTGCTGCGCCGCGCGGGCAGCAGGACTGCACGGACGGAGGCGGCGTGACGACGCCGTCGTTCGACGTCGTCGTGCCGACGATCGGGCGCGCGTCGCTCCGCGCGCTGCTGGAGTCGCTCGCGGCCTCCGACGGTCCCCGGCCAGGAGCCGTGATCCTCGTCGACGACCGGCGCGACCGCGCCGCCGCGCTCGCGCCGCTCGACGGGCTCGGCTGGGTGGCCGACCGCGTGCGTGTCGTCGCAGGACGCGCCGCCGGTCCGGCGTCGGCGCGGAACGCGGGCTGGCGCGCCTCGTGCGCCGAGTGGGTCGCGTTCCTCGACGACGACGTCGTCGTCACGCCGCGGTGGCTGGCCGCGCTGGCGGGCGACCTCGCGGCCGCAGCCGACCCGATCGCGGGGACGCAGGGGCGCGTCGTGGTGCCACTCCCGCGCGGGCGCCGCCCGACCGACTGGGAGCGCAACGTCGCGGGACTCGAGCGCGCGTACTGGGCGACGGCCGACATGGCGTACCGGCGCGCCGTGCTCGCGCGTGTCGGCGGGTTCGACGAGCGGTTCCCGCACGCGTACCGAGAGGACGCCGACCTCGCGCTGCGCGTGCTCGACGCGGGCTCCGACCTCGTGCGGGGACGCCGGCAGGTCCTCCACCCCGTGCCGCCCGCGAACGTGTGGACGAGCGTCCGCCTGCAGCGGGGCAACGGCGACGACGTGCTCATGCGCGCGCTGCACGGCCCACACTGGCGCGACCGCGCGCACGCGCCGGCCGGGCGACTCGCCCGTCACGCGGTCACGGTGGCCGCGGCGGCGCTCGCGGCGGGCGCGCGGGCGACCCGCCACCGTCGCGTCGCAGCCGCGGGCGCGGTCGCGTGGGTCGCAGGCACGTCCGATCTCGCCTGGGCGCGCATCGCTCCCGGCCCGCGCACCGCGCGCGAGATCGCGACGATGGTGGCGACGAGCGCGCTGCTGCCGTTCGCAGCCGTCACGTACCGGGTCCGCGGCTACGCGACCTTGCGGTCCCGGCTCGCGGACCGCGAGCGCGCACCGCAACCCGTCCGTGCGGTCCTGCTCGATCGCGACGGGACCCTCGTGGTCGACGTGCCCTACAACGGCGACCCGGCTCGGGTCCGTCCCATGACCGGTGCGGCGGACGCGCTCGCGCGCCTGCGTGACGCGGGCGTCGCACTCGCGGTCGTGTCGAACCAGAGCGGCGTCGCGCGCGGGATGGTCACACCCGACCAGGTGGCGGCGGTCAACGCGCGCGTCGACGACGAGCTCGGACCGCTCGGCCCGTTCTGCGTGTGCTCGCACGGCGACGACGACGACTGCGCGTGCCGCAAGCCGAAGCCCGGCCTCGTCCTCGAGGCCGCGCGCCGGCTCGGGGTGCGCCCACAGGAGTGCGTCGTGATCGGCGACACCGGAGCGGACGTCGACGCGGCCCGCAACGCGGGCGCACGCGCGATCCTCGTCCCGAACGCCGCCACGCGCGCCGAGGAGATCGCGGCGGCGCCCGTCGTCGCGAGCGACCTGGCGAACGCGGTCGACCTGCTGCTCGGGGCGGCGGCCACCGACAGCCGCGAAGAGGTGCCGGCATGACGGGCGCGCGTCGCGTCCTCGTCGTACGGGCCGACTCGCTCGGCGACGTGCTCCTCGCGGGACCGGCCGTGCGCGCGATCGCGACGTCGGGCGCGTCGGTGACGATGTTGTGCAGCCCGGTCGGCGCAGCCGCGGCCCGGCGGCTCCCCGGCGTCGACGACGTCGCCGTCCACCGACTGCCGTGGATCGACGCCGATCCGGAGCCGGTGGCCCGCGACGCGATGGACCGACTCGTCGACGACCTGGCCGCCCGCGACTTCGACGAGGCGTTCGTGCTGACGTCGTTCCACCAGAGCGCGCTACCGACCGCGCTCCTGCTGCGGATGGCGCACGTCCCGGTGATCGCGGCGGTGTCCGAGGACTACCCGGGCTCGCTCCTCGACGTCCGCCATCCGGATCCCGGGGACGTGCACGAGGTCGAGCGCGCGCTCTCGCTCGTCGGGTCGCGCGGATACCGGCTCCCGCCGGGCGACGACGGCGCGCTGCGGATGCGCCGCCGGCGCACGCGCACCGAGCTGGATCTCGGGGGCGACCCCTATGTCGTGGTGCACCCGGGGTGCTCGGTCCCCGCGCGCACCTGGGCACCCGACCGCTTCGTCGCGCTCGTCGACGCCCTGGTCGCGCGCGGCTACGACGTCGCGGTGACCGGCAGCGAGCGTGAGCGCTCGCTGGTCGGGCGGGTCGCGGCCGGTCCTCGACCGCACGTGCGTCCGTTCGGCGGGTTGCCCGAGCTCGACGACCTCGTCGACGTC
Encoded here:
- a CDS encoding carbamoyltransferase C-terminal domain-containing protein; its protein translation is MASVLGVNAVFHDPAAAIVVDGEIVAAAEEERFSRRKHGKPPVPFSTWELPEESARWCLERAGIAPDELDAVAYSYDPALAAPVGPDLVDDGWEGLRSLFVQRAPLFLKSALPGLDPGIVRFVSHHSAHAASAYLAAPFDSCAVMVCDGRGERGSYLGGHAVGGDLDILATAALPHSLGLMYEEVTEHLGFRRSSDEYKVMALASYGRPLHLDALRGAVQLTANGAFTTAPIDWSSFTAPHRPGRGHEREWSDDEADLAASVQAVLEETLLGLARWLHERTDERALVAAGGVALNCVANSRVLRDGPFAEMWVQPAAGDAGTALGAALHVAHALGDHIRPMPSAALGREWNDTEIGEALRVADVAHARARDIAETVAEELANDGVVAWVQGRSEWGPRALGHRSLLANPTRAANLERLNDIKGREQFRPVAPMVLADRAAAIFDGPLPSPYMLFTHQVRPEWRHRIPAVVHVDGSARVQTVDRDEDPLTARVLEEFERRTGVPVLVNTSLNTGGRPMVDSPRDALECFGSTPVDLLAIGPYVLRRAGSRTARTEAA
- a CDS encoding HAD-IIIA family hydrolase, with the translated sequence MTTPSFDVVVPTIGRASLRALLESLAASDGPRPGAVILVDDRRDRAAALAPLDGLGWVADRVRVVAGRAAGPASARNAGWRASCAEWVAFLDDDVVVTPRWLAALAGDLAAAADPIAGTQGRVVVPLPRGRRPTDWERNVAGLERAYWATADMAYRRAVLARVGGFDERFPHAYREDADLALRVLDAGSDLVRGRRQVLHPVPPANVWTSVRLQRGNGDDVLMRALHGPHWRDRAHAPAGRLARHAVTVAAAALAAGARATRHRRVAAAGAVAWVAGTSDLAWARIAPGPRTAREIATMVATSALLPFAAVTYRVRGYATLRSRLADRERAPQPVRAVLLDRDGTLVVDVPYNGDPARVRPMTGAADALARLRDAGVALAVVSNQSGVARGMVTPDQVAAVNARVDDELGPLGPFCVCSHGDDDDCACRKPKPGLVLEAARRLGVRPQECVVIGDTGADVDAARNAGARAILVPNAATRAEEIAAAPVVASDLANAVDLLLGAAATDSREEVPA
- a CDS encoding glycosyltransferase family 9 protein, with product MTGARRVLVVRADSLGDVLLAGPAVRAIATSGASVTMLCSPVGAAAARRLPGVDDVAVHRLPWIDADPEPVARDAMDRLVDDLAARDFDEAFVLTSFHQSALPTALLLRMAHVPVIAAVSEDYPGSLLDVRHPDPGDVHEVERALSLVGSRGYRLPPGDDGALRMRRRRTRTELDLGGDPYVVVHPGCSVPARTWAPDRFVALVDALVARGYDVAVTGSERERSLVGRVAAGPRPHVRPFGGLPELDDLVDVVAGAAAIVVGNTGPAHVAAAVGTPVVSLFAPTVPAARWRPWRVPHVLLGDQTVACAGCRARVCPVAGHPCLSRVSVDDVVRALEELGVLPSRGTELPEVVLREAGLPEAALPELVP